The following proteins are co-located in the Heliorestis convoluta genome:
- a CDS encoding ANTAR domain-containing response regulator, protein MHSLKVIIGDSDENQRKELKKILHTLGHFVVGEARSSLETLKVLRRLTPDLAFITHNASLRDGEHVAEIIEEERLCAVILLVESNYIGMYGRSESETVIPYLRKPVNITTLEPMMNIAVSRYREVIKLEQEINKLKDTLMTRKLVEKAKGLLMNHQGLSETEAFRRIQKQAMNKRTSIKSIAQSIILAYGA, encoded by the coding sequence ATGCACAGTTTGAAAGTTATTATTGGTGATAGCGATGAAAATCAACGCAAAGAGCTAAAGAAAATTTTGCATACACTGGGTCATTTTGTAGTGGGGGAAGCTAGGAGTAGCTTAGAGACTTTGAAAGTCCTACGTCGACTGACCCCCGATCTTGCTTTTATCACACATAACGCTTCGTTACGAGATGGAGAACATGTAGCTGAGATTATTGAAGAAGAAAGACTTTGTGCAGTCATTCTATTAGTAGAATCTAACTACATAGGAATGTATGGTCGATCAGAAAGCGAGACGGTCATTCCATATCTACGAAAGCCCGTAAATATTACAACACTAGAACCGATGATGAATATTGCTGTAAGTCGTTATCGAGAAGTAATCAAGCTTGAACAAGAAATTAACAAGCTTAAAGATACCCTAATGACACGTAAACTTGTGGAAAAAGCAAAAGGCTTGTTAATGAATCATCAAGGGCTCAGTGAAACAGAAGCTTTCCGGAGAATACAAAAGCAAGCTATGAACAAGCGAACGAGTATTAAGTCTATTGCCCAGTCTATTATTTTAGCCTATGGTGCATAA
- the moaA gene encoding GTP 3',8-cyclase MoaA encodes MLDRFSRDIHYLRVSVTDRCNLRCVYCMPEDGISLLGHDDIMTFEEMEKMIKVAASLGIRRVRITGGEPLVRKNLTSFVAALKAIPGIEDVALTTNGILLPQYAQDLREAGLDRVNISLDTMRSDRFRDITRNGTIEDVWSGIEAALNANFHPVKVNVVVMGSINDDEIADFASLTKRWPVHVRFIELMPIGEGEQSFRGHFVSIEEMISKINQSGQKLYKHDGIKGSGPATYYTLEKAQGTVGFISAISKHFCNSCNRLRLTAEGQLRPCLHGAKEIDLKTPLRLGATEKKLQLLFMQAISSKPDQHFLSDQGWGGQARMMSQIGG; translated from the coding sequence ATGCTCGACCGTTTTTCTCGCGATATTCACTACTTACGGGTATCTGTTACCGATCGCTGTAACCTTCGCTGTGTCTATTGCATGCCTGAAGATGGTATTTCCTTGTTAGGTCATGACGATATCATGACCTTTGAAGAAATGGAAAAGATGATCAAGGTAGCCGCATCTCTTGGCATTCGACGGGTGCGTATCACCGGTGGGGAACCTCTTGTTCGCAAAAACTTAACCTCATTTGTAGCTGCTCTAAAAGCCATACCAGGTATTGAAGACGTTGCCTTAACAACCAATGGTATCTTACTACCCCAGTATGCACAAGACTTGCGAGAGGCCGGTCTTGACCGTGTAAACATTAGTTTAGACACCATGCGCTCGGATCGCTTTCGAGATATAACGCGCAACGGTACCATAGAAGATGTATGGTCAGGTATTGAAGCGGCTCTCAATGCGAACTTTCATCCAGTCAAGGTTAATGTCGTTGTTATGGGATCGATAAATGATGATGAAATCGCTGACTTTGCCAGTCTCACCAAGCGCTGGCCTGTCCATGTTCGCTTTATCGAATTAATGCCCATTGGCGAAGGTGAACAATCTTTTCGCGGACACTTTGTTTCCATTGAAGAAATGATCAGCAAGATCAACCAGTCCGGCCAGAAGCTATACAAGCACGATGGGATTAAAGGGAGTGGACCGGCAACGTACTATACTTTAGAGAAAGCACAAGGAACAGTCGGTTTTATTAGTGCAATTTCCAAGCACTTCTGCAATAGCTGTAACCGCTTACGACTTACTGCAGAAGGGCAATTGCGGCCCTGCTTACATGGTGCAAAAGAAATTGACTTGAAGACACCTCTAAGACTGGGGGCTACAGAAAAGAAGCTACAGCTTCTCTTTATGCAAGCCATAAGCTCTAAACCTGATCAGCACTTTCTGTCTGATCAGGGCTGGGGAGGACAAGCTCGCATGATGTCACAAATCGGTGGTTAA
- the hpt gene encoding hypoxanthine phosphoribosyltransferase — protein MDQVIERVLLTEVEIQKKVEELGAQISADYEGKDLLVVGILKGALVFMADLIRAIQIPVTIDFMAVSSYGQGATSSGAVRILKDLDRAVEDRHILIVEDIVDTGLTLNYLLDNLRSRGAASVKVCTILDKPNRRTIPIEPDYNGFVIPDEFVVGYGLDYAEKYRHFPYVAILKREVYER, from the coding sequence ATGGATCAAGTAATTGAGCGAGTCCTTCTTACGGAAGTAGAAATTCAAAAAAAGGTTGAAGAACTAGGCGCACAGATCTCAGCGGATTATGAAGGAAAAGATTTATTGGTAGTAGGTATCCTCAAAGGGGCTCTCGTCTTTATGGCGGACCTGATTCGTGCCATTCAAATTCCTGTTACCATAGATTTCATGGCCGTCTCCAGCTACGGACAAGGTGCTACGTCTTCAGGTGCTGTTCGGATTTTGAAAGACTTAGATAGGGCTGTTGAAGATCGTCATATCTTAATTGTAGAAGATATCGTAGATACAGGTCTGACGCTTAACTATCTGCTCGATAACTTGAGATCAAGAGGCGCTGCATCCGTGAAAGTATGTACCATCTTGGACAAGCCCAACCGTCGTACCATTCCCATTGAACCTGACTACAACGGCTTCGTCATTCCTGATGAGTTTGTTGTTGGCTACGGTTTGGACTACGCAGAAAAATACCGTCATTTTCCCTATGTGGCTATCTTAAAGAGAGAAGTCTACGAACGTTAA
- a CDS encoding methyl-accepting chemotaxis protein, whose translation MLRSIQTKIIVAIASCVTLIAVLIGSIAIFKSMDVIYAEAEEKMYYLTAYHSRTIDDIFKEAESSANDLTNMTLVNLSMPQLMDADYLTSRLGLLDGMIREISMNTEGLRNAYVYFAPDHTPGSMVHGIGYTRIDNQLTVLNFTEERNFDASFFANDLPAIDRKGLWSDSFVDKYSGQEVIQFIRPIYVDYKLVALAGIEIDFQIIRQHVLGIHVYETGDAFMLNKNLDFLVSENFTLDHNFATIADGYFQFVCDTFLSETVGMVEWHFDSIDKIASFEHLSNGAILVITTPKNEVFSGLNSLTYFLLFITVGGIVVSIVVAFLVGKRISSPIVKVTAMIDRMAQLDLKEDQEIEDIGNRKDEVGTIARAILTTQKQLKMMTRQLRGLSDGVEKNASVINQLLQQMKEQTSETASTTLELSAVMQESAAATEEVTATIQTMEHSIHVMQDQVREGSNLSSEIRKKAEVMQQQTQQATTEARQIHSTVKKKVEEAMVEAQKVSQINQLTGAILEITNQTNLLALNAAIEAARAGEAGKGFAVVADEIRKLAEESSETATDIQRIVDLVNASVKELSTSSGQLLKFMDEKVFADYQRLIEVSEQYNQDSNKTNLLMEDFNKTVEEIDQSIHNISQAMNEIAQTSGNGTASIEKIADKSNEITLAIGVIAGKTEQNVRSVDDLQDLLKQFKN comes from the coding sequence TTGTTACGATCAATACAAACAAAAATTATTGTAGCAATCGCTTCTTGTGTCACCCTTATTGCCGTTCTGATCGGTTCTATTGCTATCTTTAAAAGTATGGATGTCATTTATGCAGAAGCAGAAGAAAAGATGTACTACCTAACAGCCTATCACAGCCGCACCATTGATGACATTTTCAAAGAAGCCGAAAGCAGTGCCAACGATCTTACGAATATGACTCTTGTCAATTTGAGTATGCCTCAATTGATGGATGCAGACTACCTTACTTCAAGGTTGGGTCTCTTAGATGGAATGATCCGAGAAATCAGTATGAATACAGAAGGTTTGCGCAATGCTTATGTCTACTTCGCGCCAGATCATACACCAGGTTCAATGGTCCATGGAATTGGATATACTCGAATTGACAACCAATTAACGGTGCTGAACTTTACGGAGGAACGAAACTTTGACGCTTCCTTTTTTGCCAATGACTTGCCTGCCATAGATCGCAAAGGGCTATGGAGTGACTCTTTTGTTGATAAATACTCAGGTCAAGAAGTGATCCAGTTTATTCGTCCGATTTACGTAGACTATAAACTTGTGGCACTTGCAGGGATTGAGATTGATTTTCAAATCATTCGTCAACATGTTTTAGGTATTCATGTTTACGAGACCGGTGATGCCTTCATGCTTAACAAAAACTTAGACTTTTTAGTCAGTGAAAATTTTACGCTTGATCATAATTTTGCAACGATTGCAGATGGCTATTTTCAATTTGTCTGCGATACGTTTCTCAGTGAAACTGTGGGCATGGTAGAGTGGCATTTTGATTCAATCGATAAAATTGCTAGCTTTGAACATTTATCCAATGGTGCCATTTTGGTTATCACAACGCCCAAAAACGAAGTTTTTTCAGGCTTAAACAGTCTTACATACTTTTTGCTTTTTATAACAGTCGGTGGCATTGTAGTTAGTATTGTCGTCGCTTTCCTAGTAGGGAAAAGAATTTCATCACCGATTGTGAAAGTTACAGCGATGATAGATCGGATGGCTCAACTTGATCTCAAAGAAGATCAAGAAATTGAAGATATCGGTAACCGCAAAGATGAAGTTGGAACGATTGCTAGGGCGATTCTAACGACGCAAAAGCAATTGAAGATGATGACCAGACAGTTAAGAGGCTTATCCGATGGTGTAGAAAAGAATGCATCTGTTATCAACCAATTGTTACAGCAGATGAAAGAGCAAACGTCAGAGACAGCTTCAACCACGCTAGAGTTATCAGCTGTTATGCAAGAGTCGGCAGCGGCTACAGAAGAAGTTACAGCAACCATACAGACGATGGAACATTCTATTCATGTTATGCAAGATCAAGTTCGTGAAGGTAGCAATCTATCGAGTGAGATTCGTAAAAAAGCAGAAGTCATGCAACAGCAGACTCAACAAGCAACGACAGAAGCACGCCAAATTCATAGTACTGTAAAGAAAAAAGTAGAAGAAGCCATGGTAGAAGCGCAGAAAGTAAGCCAGATTAATCAATTAACAGGCGCTATTCTAGAGATTACCAATCAAACGAATCTACTCGCTTTGAATGCAGCGATAGAAGCGGCAAGAGCTGGAGAGGCCGGCAAAGGTTTTGCTGTAGTAGCTGATGAAATTCGCAAATTGGCTGAAGAATCTTCAGAAACAGCTACAGATATTCAAAGGATTGTCGATCTTGTGAACGCATCGGTTAAAGAACTTTCTACAAGCTCAGGACAACTATTGAAATTTATGGATGAAAAAGTATTTGCCGATTACCAGCGCCTCATTGAGGTAAGCGAGCAATACAACCAAGATAGCAATAAAACAAATCTACTTATGGAGGATTTTAACAAAACAGTTGAAGAGATCGACCAGTCCATTCATAATATCTCACAAGCTATGAATGAAATTGCTCAAACATCAGGCAATGGAACAGCAAGTATTGAAAAAATAGCCGATAAAAGCAATGAAATTACGCTGGCCATCGGTGTTATTGCTGGTAAAACAGAACAAAATGTACGATCAGTTGATGATTTGCAAGATTTATTAAAGCAATTTAAGAATTAA
- the mgtE gene encoding magnesium transporter: MTKAIPFHSLSSADQDRETFRHTHFTETIDATKTADTYAPESVGTVMRDNFLAVPEEFTVAEATQFLRQNEIGQKSKYYVYVVDSWQVLKGIVPIRNLLTASENQKIAEIACPDVISVHVNEDREKVAQIIQSREFLSVPVVNDQGKLLGIINTKDILGIVEAEATEDFHKMASVSALKTSLKTASVSLLFQKRVGWLLVLVFMNIFSSTGIAFYEDTIASMVALVFFLPLLIGSSGNAGSQSATMMVRALATGDVKLRDWASFLGKELAVSGLLGLAMGLAVAGIGFYRGGAEVAVVVALTMQIVVIVGSLIGMSLPFALNKLKFDPATASGPLVTSIADIAGIMIYFSIATWYLGYVGMM, encoded by the coding sequence ATGACAAAAGCGATTCCTTTTCACAGTCTTTCTTCTGCAGATCAGGATCGAGAAACTTTTCGTCACACTCACTTTACAGAAACCATTGATGCTACGAAGACAGCTGATACCTATGCCCCTGAATCTGTTGGCACCGTTATGCGCGACAACTTCTTGGCTGTGCCAGAAGAATTTACCGTAGCAGAAGCAACACAATTTTTGCGTCAAAATGAGATTGGTCAAAAAAGCAAGTACTATGTCTATGTTGTGGATTCATGGCAAGTACTAAAAGGCATCGTACCGATTCGTAATTTACTCACTGCTTCGGAAAATCAAAAGATTGCCGAGATTGCCTGTCCTGATGTGATCTCTGTGCATGTAAACGAAGACCGTGAAAAAGTTGCCCAGATCATTCAAAGTCGTGAGTTTCTCTCTGTGCCTGTTGTCAATGATCAAGGGAAGCTCCTTGGTATTATCAATACCAAAGATATTCTAGGCATTGTAGAAGCAGAGGCAACAGAAGATTTTCATAAAATGGCTTCCGTGAGTGCCTTAAAAACAAGTCTAAAAACAGCCAGTGTTTCACTGCTTTTTCAAAAAAGAGTCGGTTGGTTGCTTGTCTTAGTTTTTATGAACATCTTTTCTAGCACAGGCATTGCTTTTTATGAAGATACCATTGCTTCCATGGTTGCCCTTGTATTCTTTCTTCCTTTACTGATCGGAAGTAGCGGCAATGCTGGGTCCCAATCGGCAACGATGATGGTTCGTGCTCTCGCCACAGGCGATGTAAAGCTACGCGATTGGGCTAGTTTCTTAGGTAAAGAACTTGCTGTTTCTGGCTTACTTGGTCTGGCCATGGGTCTTGCTGTTGCTGGCATTGGTTTCTATCGTGGTGGTGCAGAAGTGGCTGTCGTTGTTGCCTTAACGATGCAGATTGTCGTTATTGTAGGTAGCCTAATTGGTATGTCTTTGCCCTTTGCTTTGAATAAACTCAAGTTTGATCCTGCTACGGCCAGCGGTCCTCTTGTTACTTCGATTGCTGATATTGCGGGCATCATGATCTACTTCTCCATTGCCACATGGTATCTTGGCTATGTTGGTATGATGTAG
- a CDS encoding MogA/MoaB family molybdenum cofactor biosynthesis protein, with protein MISVGVITASDKGSRGEREDRSGQVIAEQVKTIGGQVVTYKIVPDERAILAETMRKMADDEKVDLILTTGGTGFSPRDVTPEATLDVIERLVPGIAEAMRAQSMKITNRAMLTRGVAGLRGKSLLINLPGSPKAVAECLAVIMPALPHGLAILKEEASECARPE; from the coding sequence ATGATCAGTGTTGGTGTTATAACGGCTTCCGATAAAGGCAGTCGTGGGGAACGAGAGGATCGGTCTGGCCAAGTTATTGCAGAGCAAGTAAAAACCATAGGTGGCCAAGTTGTCACCTATAAAATAGTACCCGATGAGCGAGCTATCCTTGCCGAAACAATGCGAAAAATGGCTGATGATGAGAAGGTCGATCTGATTCTTACTACAGGAGGAACAGGCTTCTCACCACGAGATGTAACGCCAGAAGCAACCTTAGATGTGATAGAAAGGCTCGTTCCGGGGATTGCTGAAGCCATGCGAGCCCAATCGATGAAAATTACAAATCGGGCTATGTTAACAAGGGGTGTAGCAGGACTACGCGGGAAAAGCCTTCTGATTAATTTACCAGGAAGCCCTAAAGCAGTTGCTGAATGTTTAGCTGTCATTATGCCAGCGCTACCTCATGGTCTAGCAATCTTAAAAGAAGAAGCAAGCGAGTGCGCGAGACCAGAGTGA
- a CDS encoding N-acyl-D-amino-acid deacylase family protein, translated as MKDFSRRKFLLYGGLAVVTAGTGFALGKGAFAFQDLGAVNRSRAPEPIPVQWDHIVWNGKIVDGTGAPPYRGAVAIEGDRIVALFREENDFFHSLQLSDTSGHQDNTDSTQSMAGLHNESFTFMANEKEPFLLSPHCKIINAEGRCITPGFIDVHSHNERYLGTNPQAEIRLLQGITTQIGGNCGNSVPSIAKFQKELGPLGLNYSQLVGYRNLRNLVIGEEDQKASPSQIEAMASLLRDALSAGAPGFSVALEYYPQTAITTEELEVYARVVKEFDKVLAVHLRSESDQLLEAFDEVITVARKTDVAIQYGHVKALFERNWHKHKPLMERFHGAIAEGIDLWGDVYAYDFSSWDFGSNRVSISEANLIDTLQQERIFVGSDSGLYEDGRVNHPRAFGNFPRILARYVREKEVLSLEEAIAKMTSQPAQRFHFHDRGTLAVGKKADLLVFDLEKIQDRATRQQPDLLSEGIDYLFVNGVEAIAEGIPTGALAGQWL; from the coding sequence ATGAAAGATTTTAGCCGGCGCAAATTCCTCCTCTATGGAGGTCTTGCTGTTGTAACAGCTGGAACAGGCTTTGCCCTTGGAAAAGGCGCCTTTGCTTTTCAGGATCTAGGGGCCGTCAATCGCTCCAGAGCACCGGAACCAATTCCAGTGCAGTGGGATCATATAGTCTGGAACGGAAAGATTGTAGACGGTACAGGGGCGCCTCCTTATAGGGGTGCTGTAGCCATAGAAGGCGATCGAATTGTTGCTCTTTTTAGAGAAGAAAATGATTTCTTCCATAGCCTCCAGCTTTCTGATACGAGTGGTCATCAAGACAACACCGATTCTACGCAGTCTATGGCCGGTCTTCATAACGAAAGCTTTACTTTTATGGCGAATGAAAAGGAACCTTTTCTGTTGTCCCCTCATTGCAAGATCATCAACGCGGAAGGTCGATGTATAACGCCTGGCTTTATTGATGTACATAGTCACAACGAAAGATATCTGGGCACCAATCCGCAAGCTGAAATCAGGCTATTACAAGGCATAACAACCCAAATCGGTGGAAACTGTGGTAATTCAGTTCCTTCCATTGCCAAATTCCAAAAAGAGCTTGGACCTCTTGGCCTCAACTACAGTCAACTTGTAGGCTATCGAAATTTGCGAAATCTTGTCATTGGTGAAGAAGATCAGAAAGCCAGCCCCTCACAAATTGAAGCCATGGCTTCTCTATTGCGCGATGCCCTCTCTGCGGGTGCACCTGGCTTTTCTGTGGCCTTAGAATATTATCCGCAAACAGCGATAACGACAGAAGAGCTTGAGGTCTACGCAAGAGTCGTGAAAGAATTTGATAAAGTACTAGCAGTCCACCTGCGCAGTGAATCGGATCAGCTTCTAGAAGCTTTTGATGAAGTAATCACTGTAGCACGCAAAACCGATGTAGCAATCCAATACGGTCATGTCAAAGCACTTTTTGAAAGAAACTGGCATAAGCATAAACCTTTGATGGAGCGCTTCCATGGGGCGATTGCCGAAGGCATTGACCTGTGGGGCGATGTCTATGCTTACGATTTTTCATCTTGGGACTTTGGTAGCAATCGTGTATCCATATCAGAAGCCAATCTGATTGATACACTACAGCAAGAACGTATATTTGTAGGCAGTGATAGTGGCCTTTATGAAGATGGCCGCGTAAATCACCCTAGAGCTTTTGGCAACTTTCCTCGCATTCTTGCTCGCTATGTTCGAGAGAAAGAAGTCTTGTCTTTAGAAGAAGCCATTGCCAAAATGACCTCTCAGCCAGCCCAGCGCTTTCACTTCCACGATCGAGGCACCCTTGCTGTAGGAAAAAAAGCAGATTTGCTCGTTTTTGATCTAGAAAAAATTCAAGATCGTGCCACTCGTCAACAACCTGATTTGTTATCAGAAGGCATTGATTATCTTTTCGTCAACGGTGTAGAAGCAATCGCCGAGGGAATTCCTACAGGCGCACTAGCAGGGCAATGGCTATAA
- the guaA gene encoding glutamine-hydrolyzing GMP synthase, translating into MTQSHETVLVLDFGGQYNQLIARRVRELQVYCEMHPYNMPIEEIQAMNPKGIIFSGGPSSVYAEQAPTVDRAIYELGIPIFGICYGMQLMTHQLGGKVSKAEKREYGKADLTITASEGLFAEINGDIQCWMSHGDKVEAIPEGFVVTGKTDHAPFAAIGHNERRFYGVQFHPEVRHTPQGMDMLRRFLFDICDCTGDWTTENFIEEQVQLIRNKVGDGKVLCALSGGVDSSVAALLVHRAVGDKLTCVYVDHGFMRLNESERVVKTFREELGMNLVFVEASERFLNKIAGVSDPETKRKSIGNEFIRVFEEEATKLGKVDYLVQGTLYPDVVESGTSTAATIKTHHNVGGLPEDMQFELIEPLRALFKDEVRAVGQALGLPEDIVWRQPFPGPGLAIRVLGAVTKESLDTLRLADDIVFQEIKKAGLYRQIWQSFVVLPTTVKTVGVMGDERTYANPAILRAVTSDDAMTADWARLPYELMERISSRIVNEVEGINRVCYDITSKPPGTIEWE; encoded by the coding sequence TTGACACAATCTCATGAAACGGTACTGGTCTTAGATTTTGGTGGCCAGTACAACCAGCTTATCGCCAGAAGGGTACGGGAACTGCAAGTATACTGTGAAATGCATCCCTATAATATGCCCATCGAAGAGATTCAAGCCATGAATCCCAAAGGCATTATTTTTTCGGGAGGGCCTTCTAGCGTTTACGCAGAACAAGCTCCTACCGTTGATCGGGCCATTTATGAACTAGGTATTCCTATTTTCGGAATCTGTTACGGTATGCAATTAATGACTCATCAATTGGGTGGCAAAGTATCGAAAGCAGAAAAGCGTGAATACGGTAAAGCCGATTTAACGATCACAGCTTCTGAAGGTCTTTTTGCAGAGATCAATGGTGATATTCAATGTTGGATGAGCCACGGTGATAAAGTAGAAGCCATCCCAGAGGGTTTTGTCGTAACTGGGAAGACCGATCATGCGCCTTTTGCGGCCATTGGCCATAACGAACGCCGTTTTTATGGTGTTCAATTTCACCCAGAAGTCCGTCATACACCGCAAGGCATGGACATGTTACGACGTTTTCTTTTTGATATTTGTGACTGCACTGGCGACTGGACAACGGAGAACTTCATTGAAGAGCAAGTGCAATTGATTCGCAATAAAGTAGGCGATGGTAAGGTCCTTTGTGCGCTTTCTGGTGGTGTAGACTCTTCTGTTGCTGCTTTGCTTGTCCATCGTGCTGTTGGCGACAAGTTGACATGTGTCTACGTTGATCACGGCTTTATGCGTCTGAACGAATCAGAACGGGTCGTCAAGACTTTCCGGGAAGAGCTCGGTATGAACCTTGTTTTCGTAGAAGCTTCTGAAAGGTTTTTGAATAAAATTGCGGGCGTTTCTGATCCAGAAACAAAGCGTAAAAGCATTGGCAACGAATTTATTCGTGTTTTTGAAGAAGAAGCTACCAAACTGGGCAAAGTTGACTACCTTGTCCAAGGGACCCTTTATCCAGATGTGGTAGAAAGCGGAACTTCTACAGCAGCGACGATTAAGACCCACCACAACGTTGGTGGCCTTCCAGAAGATATGCAGTTTGAGTTAATCGAACCTTTGCGTGCTCTCTTTAAAGACGAAGTGCGTGCTGTAGGACAAGCTCTTGGTTTGCCTGAAGATATTGTCTGGCGTCAGCCTTTCCCAGGTCCAGGATTGGCCATTCGCGTTCTTGGTGCTGTGACCAAAGAAAGCCTAGACACTCTTCGTCTAGCCGATGATATCGTCTTCCAAGAAATCAAAAAAGCAGGTCTCTACCGCCAGATCTGGCAGTCTTTCGTTGTTCTGCCTACTACCGTTAAGACGGTCGGCGTCATGGGCGATGAGCGTACCTATGCCAACCCTGCCATCTTACGAGCTGTTACTTCTGACGATGCTATGACAGCCGACTGGGCTCGACTGCCCTATGAACTCATGGAGAGAATTTCTTCGCGTATTGTTAACGAAGTCGAGGGTATCAATCGTGTTTGCTATGACATTACCTCTAAGCCACCTGGCACCATCGAGTGGGAATAA
- a CDS encoding patatin-like phospholipase family protein, giving the protein MKWALVLSGGGSKGAAHIGVIQALEEAKLRPSMVIGVSAGSFVASLYGTGYSSSEMLSITRKYHDHFLFDFDWRWAWHALLGLFYKICGKPSLSLWPRIPNGILRGRQFERLLERIWDQQCLDGTSPPVVITATDLVTGSSICFLPKGLSPLRPLPYRRFLYDVPIARAVRSSCGVPGVFQPLYMDSMALVDGAVRSNLPADIAQALGAEKVICVNLRNPDLPGHSTKNLIETMLRSLDILGYETDLRTLQEGADLVLEPSVTMSVFDFSQIDGAVQSGYKTTLSALPEIRRILESPKKKIVEKERPLSSNHLQAQIPSKPQIRFNGRKKPLA; this is encoded by the coding sequence TTGAAGTGGGCTTTGGTTCTAAGCGGTGGCGGTTCTAAAGGTGCCGCTCATATTGGTGTTATTCAAGCTCTTGAAGAGGCGAAGTTAAGGCCTTCGATGGTTATTGGAGTTAGTGCTGGTAGTTTTGTTGCTTCCTTGTATGGAACAGGCTATTCATCATCGGAGATGTTGTCTATTACGAGAAAGTATCATGATCATTTTCTTTTTGACTTTGACTGGCGCTGGGCTTGGCATGCTCTACTTGGTCTTTTTTATAAAATCTGTGGAAAACCTTCTCTTTCCCTTTGGCCACGTATACCGAACGGGATTTTGCGTGGGCGACAATTTGAACGACTTTTGGAGCGCATCTGGGATCAACAATGTCTTGATGGTACATCTCCGCCTGTTGTTATTACGGCTACCGATCTTGTGACTGGTTCTTCAATCTGCTTTTTACCAAAAGGGCTATCCCCTCTTCGTCCTTTGCCTTACCGGCGTTTCCTTTATGATGTACCTATCGCGAGGGCCGTTCGGTCGAGTTGTGGTGTACCTGGTGTTTTTCAACCTCTTTATATGGACTCTATGGCTCTTGTTGATGGGGCCGTTCGCTCCAATCTGCCTGCCGATATAGCCCAGGCACTGGGCGCCGAAAAAGTTATTTGTGTTAATTTGCGCAATCCTGATCTTCCCGGTCATTCTACAAAGAATTTGATTGAAACAATGCTACGCTCCTTAGATATTCTAGGCTATGAAACAGATCTTCGCACACTTCAAGAAGGTGCTGACTTGGTTCTTGAACCTTCTGTAACGATGTCTGTTTTTGATTTTAGCCAAATTGATGGAGCCGTTCAATCAGGCTATAAAACGACTCTTTCTGCATTGCCAGAAATTCGACGAATCTTAGAAAGTCCAAAAAAGAAAATAGTAGAGAAAGAGCGGCCCCTATCATCTAATCACTTACAAGCACAGATACCATCGAAACCACAGATCCGTTTCAATGGCAGAAAAAAACCCCTGGCGTGA
- a CDS encoding MOSC domain-containing protein: MRKKNIHQGFLVPEFGLQDDAHGGPWHRQVSLLALESIEKMRQLGLDVHPGDFAENITTEGIDLLRLPIGSKIQLGESAIGEVSQVGKECHQRCAIYYQAGDCVMPKEGIFIKVLQGGSIQVGDPVTVLSRPEVIKK, from the coding sequence ATGCGTAAAAAAAATATTCACCAAGGCTTCTTAGTACCTGAATTTGGTTTGCAAGACGATGCCCACGGTGGGCCCTGGCACCGACAAGTTAGCTTATTGGCCTTAGAAAGCATTGAAAAAATGCGTCAACTTGGCCTTGATGTCCACCCTGGTGATTTTGCAGAAAATATTACGACAGAAGGCATTGATCTTCTTCGCTTACCCATCGGGAGCAAGATTCAACTTGGTGAAAGTGCTATAGGAGAAGTAAGCCAAGTAGGTAAAGAATGCCACCAACGCTGTGCCATATACTATCAAGCAGGCGATTGCGTTATGCCTAAAGAAGGTATTTTTATTAAAGTACTACAGGGTGGTTCGATCCAAGTGGGCGATCCAGTTACTGTCCTTTCGCGACCCGAGGTGATCAAGAAATGA